One window of Dyadobacter sandarakinus genomic DNA carries:
- the dnaB gene encoding replicative DNA helicase: MENEKVPNSFGKTGNRQGNAARKPFTPKVAGSDQMFSKLPPQAVDVEEAILGALMIEKDALTAVADILRPDSFYKEAHVRIYSAIITLFADSEPIDMLTVTSKLRSTGELELVGGATYIMELTSRVNSAANIEFHARIIAQAYIKRELIKISSEIQKEAFEDTTDVFRLLDKMEHSLFQISESNIKKNYADMGALMRQALAELDQKKHNKDGLTGVPSGFSALDRLTSGWQKTELMILAARPGMGKTAFVVSSLRNAAVDFNMPVAIFSLEMSSVQLVNRLISAEAEIDSEKIRKGSLAPHEWEQLHHRIHRLTNAPIFIDDTPALSVLELRAKCRRLKAQHDIQMIVIDYLQLMTADTGGKGAGNREQEIAMISRSLKNLAKELDVPVIALSQLSRAVETRGGEKRPQLSDLRESGSIEQDADMVLFLYRPEYYGITEDEAGNSVAGVGEVIVAKNRAGSLDTVQLRFIGKYTKFADLDSGFTPAPYPVDRPIVTSNPIASFESNTKPSGQGGTLRSRANDLSNFDYKGPDTEPPF; the protein is encoded by the coding sequence ATGGAGAACGAAAAAGTACCCAACAGTTTCGGCAAAACAGGCAACCGGCAGGGCAATGCAGCCAGAAAGCCCTTCACGCCTAAGGTGGCTGGAAGCGACCAGATGTTCAGCAAGTTACCGCCGCAGGCGGTGGACGTTGAGGAGGCTATTCTGGGGGCATTGATGATCGAAAAGGATGCGCTGACTGCCGTAGCAGACATTCTCCGGCCCGACAGCTTTTACAAAGAGGCGCATGTCCGGATCTATTCCGCCATCATAACCCTTTTTGCCGATTCGGAGCCGATTGATATGCTTACCGTGACTTCCAAGCTGCGGAGTACCGGTGAACTTGAACTCGTGGGAGGGGCTACGTACATCATGGAACTCACGTCGCGCGTTAACTCGGCGGCCAATATCGAGTTTCATGCACGCATCATTGCGCAGGCTTACATCAAGCGCGAGCTGATCAAGATTTCGTCAGAGATCCAGAAGGAAGCATTTGAAGATACGACGGATGTTTTCAGGCTGCTCGATAAAATGGAGCACTCCCTGTTTCAGATCTCTGAGTCCAATATCAAGAAAAACTACGCCGATATGGGCGCGCTGATGCGCCAGGCGCTGGCCGAGCTCGACCAGAAAAAACATAATAAGGACGGTCTTACCGGCGTACCCTCGGGCTTCAGTGCCCTCGACCGCCTGACTTCCGGGTGGCAGAAAACCGAGCTCATGATCCTCGCGGCGCGGCCGGGTATGGGTAAAACAGCTTTTGTGGTATCGTCGCTGCGCAATGCTGCTGTCGACTTCAATATGCCCGTCGCGATTTTTTCCCTCGAAATGTCCTCGGTACAGCTCGTCAACCGGCTCATTTCGGCCGAAGCCGAGATCGATAGTGAAAAGATCCGGAAAGGAAGCCTGGCACCCCATGAGTGGGAGCAGCTCCACCACCGTATTCACCGGCTTACCAATGCACCTATTTTTATTGACGATACTCCTGCCCTTTCCGTGCTGGAACTGCGTGCCAAATGCCGCCGTCTGAAAGCGCAGCATGATATACAGATGATCGTGATTGACTACCTGCAGCTGATGACTGCTGATACCGGCGGCAAAGGAGCGGGTAACCGTGAGCAGGAGATTGCAATGATCTCGCGCTCGCTGAAAAACCTGGCAAAGGAACTGGACGTGCCGGTGATCGCGCTTTCCCAGCTGAGCCGGGCCGTGGAAACCCGCGGAGGAGAAAAACGCCCGCAACTTTCCGATTTACGGGAATCGGGATCCATTGAGCAGGATGCCGACATGGTTCTCTTTCTTTACCGTCCTGAATACTATGGCATTACCGAAGATGAGGCCGGAAATTCCGTGGCCGGCGTCGGTGAGGTGATTGTGGCCAAAAACCGTGCAGGCTCCCTGGATACCGTGCAGCTGCGGTTTATCGGTAAATACACGAAGTTTGCAGACCTCGACTCCGGGTTCACTCCCGCACCGTATCCGGTGGACCGGCCGATCGTCACAAGTAATCCGATCGCTTCCTTTGAGAGTAATACCAAGCCTTCTGGCCAGGGCGGCACACTGAGAAGCCGCGCCAACGACCTGAGCAACTTCGATTACAAAGGTCCGGATACCGAGCCACCATTTTAA
- a CDS encoding PhoH family protein, whose protein sequence is MLEKIITLEDVSMVDFLGIHNSNIKEVAAAFPESKIVSRGNEIRIQGTAPEIIRITDVMDSLLAHYQKYGKITNDNVKGYLNGVSKTPVSHGEDDDDVIIYGNKGLVVKAKTANQKLLVEQAARHDLVFAVGPAGTGKTYTAVAIAVRALKNKEVKKIIITRPAVEAGENLGFLPGDLKEKIDPYLRPIYDALDDMVAPEKLKLYLESRVIEIAPLAYMRGRTLNNAFILLDEAQNTTPMQMKMFLTRMGPSSKAIITGDKSQIDLPKNLKSGLIDSLTVLKGIKGISFVELDGSDVVRHRLVKEILAAYEKSEN, encoded by the coding sequence TTGCTGGAAAAAATCATCACCCTCGAAGACGTTTCAATGGTCGATTTTCTGGGTATTCACAATTCCAATATCAAAGAGGTTGCCGCCGCTTTTCCTGAGAGTAAGATTGTGTCGCGCGGAAATGAGATCCGCATTCAGGGCACTGCCCCGGAGATCATCAGGATTACGGACGTAATGGATTCACTGCTTGCACATTATCAGAAATACGGAAAGATCACCAACGACAATGTAAAAGGGTATCTCAACGGAGTTTCCAAGACCCCGGTTTCACACGGAGAAGATGACGACGATGTCATCATATACGGCAACAAAGGTCTGGTTGTCAAGGCCAAGACGGCAAATCAGAAGTTGCTTGTAGAGCAGGCTGCGCGCCACGACCTGGTATTCGCAGTGGGACCGGCTGGTACCGGAAAAACGTACACCGCTGTTGCGATAGCCGTACGGGCACTTAAAAATAAGGAGGTTAAAAAGATCATCATCACCCGTCCCGCGGTGGAAGCAGGTGAAAACCTGGGCTTTCTGCCGGGTGATCTCAAGGAAAAAATTGATCCCTATCTGCGGCCCATCTACGATGCGCTGGATGATATGGTAGCCCCCGAAAAGTTAAAATTGTACCTGGAAAGCCGCGTCATCGAAATTGCGCCGCTGGCTTACATGCGGGGCCGGACGCTCAATAATGCCTTTATCCTGCTGGACGAAGCACAAAACACGACGCCCATGCAGATGAAGATGTTCCTCACGCGGATGGGACCGAGTTCCAAAGCGATTATTACAGGGGATAAATCACAGATTGACCTGCCCAAAAACCTTAAATCGGGGCTGATTGATTCGCTTACTGTTTTAAAAGGAATAAAAGGAATCAGCTTCGTGGAGCTTGACGGCTCTGATGTGGTACGTCACCGCCTGGTTAAGGAAATACTGGCAGCTTATGAAAAATCCGAAAATTAG
- a CDS encoding T9SS type A sorting domain-containing protein encodes MKNPKIRLLLACLMLYGILPAVTAQDADTLLKRCASVETDAANLARIPSLQQVRTTSEAAIQDYIRANRSQLRTAADEIITIPVVVHVVHNQLNNKVGGVGNSNISDGQIQSQIDVLNEDYGNMSGYKGFYTDSLGVDTGIRFKLVTIVRTYNEQAQFNPITEADDVAEISPAWFTNRYLNIWVTRLADRYLGTSQFPVVTDITTRTQGLMTTEAEEQAALTDGVLIDFRYFGRNSPAITTSLYNLGRTTTHEVGHWLGLIHIWGDQNCGTDYCEDTPTAFTKNETTDTSCEPVFSQCRGRVTRNMIENYMDYSPDGCMSVFTNDQKERIHAVLALSPRRAKMVEFSRITTENVVVELFPNPVHEYLTSNVFTPGYEPFTVSIYNQKGQKVASDVVNRTYVNVRNFPAGVYFYKVTSGNQTVTKRFVVQ; translated from the coding sequence ATGAAAAATCCGAAAATTAGGCTGCTACTGGCCTGTCTGATGTTGTATGGCATCCTGCCTGCGGTTACCGCACAGGATGCCGACACTTTACTGAAACGATGTGCAAGCGTGGAAACGGACGCTGCCAACCTGGCGCGCATTCCTTCATTGCAGCAAGTCAGGACCACTTCTGAGGCGGCTATTCAGGATTACATCCGTGCCAACCGCTCACAGCTGAGGACGGCGGCTGACGAAATCATTACGATTCCGGTCGTTGTGCATGTGGTTCACAATCAGTTGAATAACAAAGTCGGGGGAGTCGGAAACAGTAATATTTCTGATGGGCAGATACAAAGCCAGATCGATGTGCTCAATGAGGATTATGGCAATATGTCGGGCTACAAAGGCTTTTATACCGATTCTTTGGGCGTGGATACCGGGATACGATTTAAGCTTGTGACCATCGTACGTACTTACAATGAACAGGCACAATTTAATCCCATTACAGAAGCGGATGATGTAGCTGAAATCTCGCCTGCGTGGTTTACCAACCGCTACCTGAATATTTGGGTGACCCGGCTGGCAGACCGGTACCTGGGTACTTCGCAATTTCCGGTGGTAACGGATATTACAACCCGTACACAGGGACTCATGACCACTGAGGCAGAAGAACAGGCGGCCCTCACGGACGGCGTACTGATCGACTTCAGGTACTTCGGGCGTAACTCGCCTGCAATTACTACTAGTCTGTACAACCTGGGACGTACGACTACCCATGAAGTAGGGCATTGGCTGGGGCTGATCCACATCTGGGGCGACCAGAACTGCGGCACCGACTATTGCGAGGACACACCTACAGCATTTACAAAAAACGAAACTACCGATACCAGTTGCGAACCGGTGTTTTCACAATGCAGAGGCCGTGTGACGCGGAACATGATCGAAAATTACATGGACTATTCGCCCGACGGTTGTATGAGCGTGTTTACCAACGACCAGAAAGAGCGGATCCATGCAGTGCTCGCACTCAGCCCGAGAAGGGCAAAAATGGTAGAGTTTTCACGCATTACGACGGAAAATGTAGTGGTTGAGCTTTTCCCGAATCCGGTGCATGAGTACCTCACTTCCAATGTATTTACGCCGGGATATGAGCCATTTACAGTAAGTATTTATAACCAGAAAGGACAGAAAGTCGCCAGCGACGTCGTAAACAGGACGTACGTCAATGTCAGGAATTTTCCAGCCGGGGTTTATTTTTATAAAGTAACATCGGGGAACCAAACTGTGACAAAGCGATTTGTGGTCCAGTAA
- a CDS encoding ComEC/Rec2 family competence protein encodes MLSRTPFVSIAILFMVGVVIAGIVPAHAGTILVLAAVLTCLPAFCFIFLAKRAMPAFGLAFALFVLCTGTIRKLLTDSYLNEQETRLALTQYDAYLARVESLPEKRAQSVRVEATVHRIGREGRWSDVSFKTLLSFPKDPADVPAPGTSLLIHGKLTKPPASTEYWQFDYRRYLKNKGIFVTGRLRQGSYTAVSTGTDENPWSTGASAWADGVFRNHIPDGATYGLVKAMLLGRRDDLGAELVKDYTVSGAVHILSVSGMHVAIIFLVAGYLLGWLKRLPHGRILFLAVTTALLVFYAMVTGLPPSVQRATLMCIVFAAAEVFGRKNEPMNTLGLSALLVLLWNPAAIYDVGFQLSYLAMSGIFLFYKPIEHLFTFENRIVHYAWQVTALSFAAQLTTFPLSLYYFHQFPTYFWLANPFVIFFTNILLPAALVLLIVSVVPLAPLHWVVSQVVLWSGKLANYAVAVPGMLPENLISNLNLNAWEVILLFAMLLLVWLAIEHRNYNFLKCGFALAAVFASCAIGHSTWLYLQSGWKVHAVPGHAVVSLKTGSALYFAADPAFFSDTSAYQYHVQNYETVCEIHSKTFLTPTLTEPHTLH; translated from the coding sequence ATGCTATCACGCACACCATTCGTTAGTATTGCCATTCTATTTATGGTCGGCGTCGTCATCGCCGGCATTGTCCCTGCACATGCTGGTACCATACTGGTACTTGCTGCTGTATTGACGTGCCTTCCGGCCTTCTGCTTCATCTTTCTTGCAAAACGTGCAATGCCAGCTTTCGGCCTGGCCTTTGCCCTGTTTGTTTTATGTACCGGTACAATCCGTAAACTTCTGACGGACAGTTACCTCAATGAGCAGGAAACCAGGCTGGCGCTTACCCAATATGATGCCTACCTTGCACGTGTCGAATCATTGCCCGAAAAGCGGGCGCAGTCGGTTCGTGTGGAGGCTACCGTTCACAGGATCGGGCGTGAGGGCCGCTGGTCGGATGTGTCTTTCAAAACATTACTTTCCTTTCCCAAAGATCCGGCTGACGTACCCGCACCAGGCACCAGCCTGCTCATTCATGGAAAGCTTACAAAGCCGCCTGCCTCGACCGAGTACTGGCAATTTGACTATCGCAGGTACCTGAAAAACAAGGGTATCTTCGTCACCGGCAGGCTTCGCCAGGGAAGCTATACAGCCGTGAGTACCGGCACGGATGAAAATCCGTGGAGTACGGGAGCCTCGGCCTGGGCAGATGGTGTTTTCCGAAATCACATTCCCGACGGGGCTACTTACGGTCTGGTTAAAGCCATGCTGCTGGGACGGCGTGATGACCTGGGTGCAGAGCTTGTTAAAGATTATACGGTCTCGGGCGCTGTGCACATCCTGTCAGTATCCGGCATGCATGTGGCCATCATCTTTCTGGTAGCCGGGTACCTGCTGGGTTGGCTGAAAAGACTTCCGCACGGGCGTATTCTGTTCCTTGCGGTCACTACTGCTCTGCTTGTATTTTATGCCATGGTCACGGGATTGCCGCCCTCGGTGCAGCGGGCAACTCTGATGTGCATCGTTTTTGCAGCAGCAGAGGTATTCGGGAGAAAAAACGAGCCCATGAATACGCTCGGACTATCCGCTCTGCTGGTGTTGCTGTGGAATCCTGCTGCCATTTACGATGTGGGTTTTCAGCTGTCTTACCTTGCGATGTCGGGTATTTTTCTGTTTTACAAACCCATTGAACACCTTTTTACTTTTGAGAACCGCATTGTTCACTATGCCTGGCAGGTAACTGCATTGTCATTTGCTGCACAGCTCACTACATTTCCGCTCAGCCTTTACTATTTTCACCAGTTTCCCACCTACTTCTGGCTTGCAAATCCATTTGTGATCTTTTTTACAAACATCCTCTTACCTGCTGCGCTTGTCTTATTGATCGTCAGCGTTGTACCACTTGCTCCCCTGCATTGGGTAGTGTCGCAGGTGGTGCTCTGGTCCGGGAAGCTTGCCAATTATGCCGTGGCTGTACCTGGCATGTTACCCGAAAATCTCATCAGCAACCTGAACCTGAATGCATGGGAGGTCATTTTGTTGTTTGCGATGTTGCTGCTTGTCTGGCTTGCCATCGAGCACAGGAATTACAACTTCCTGAAATGCGGGTTTGCTCTTGCGGCGGTTTTTGCAAGTTGTGCCATAGGCCATAGTACATGGCTGTACCTGCAATCCGGGTGGAAGGTACATGCGGTGCCCGGCCACGCAGTTGTCAGTCTGAAAACAGGAAGTGCATTGTACTTTGCAGCGGATCCGGCTTTTTTTTCAGATACCAGCGCGTACCAATATCACGTGCAGAACTATGAGACGGTATGCGAGATCCATTCGAAAACATTCCTGACGCCAACGCTTACTGAACCGCATACACTGCATTGA